Proteins from one Triticum aestivum cultivar Chinese Spring chromosome 7A, IWGSC CS RefSeq v2.1, whole genome shotgun sequence genomic window:
- the LOC123154286 gene encoding brassinosteroid-responsive RING protein 1 → MGFPAAYSEMPRLVLNLLFLLGHLRRLSSWLLRLVGAGVDDDHLSFDYSDTGSDAYFADHHLHTQHHHDHGHGLEELEEHSPAVRFDALPSDGDDGTAPLLPEGCAVCLGDFHGAARVRRPRGCRHVFHRGCLDRWAAHGHRTCPLCRAPLLPPAPASLSPVLLPMPLPAS, encoded by the coding sequence ATGGGGTTCCCGGCGGCGTACTCGGAGATGCCCAGGCTGGTGCtcaacctcctcttcctcctcggccaCCTGCGCCGCCTCTCCTCCTGGCTGCTCCGCCTCGTCGGCGCCGGCGTCGACGACGACCACCTCAGCTTCGACTACTCGGACACCGGCTCCGACGCCTACTTCGCCGACCACCACCTCCACACGCAGCACCACCACGACCACGGCCACGGCCTGGAGGAGCTGGAGGAGCACTCCCCGGCCGTGCGCTTCGACGCGCTCCCGTCCGACGGCGACGACGGGACggcgccgctgctgccggagggCTGCGCGGTGTGCCTCGGCGACTTCCACGGCGCCGCCCGGGTGCGCCGGCCGCGCGGGTGCCGCCACGTCTTCCACCGCGGGTGCCTCGACCGCTGGGCCGCCCACGGCCACCGCACCTGCCCGCTCTGCCGGGCGCCgctcctcccgccggcgccggcgtctCTGAGTCCCGTCCTCCTGCCCATGCCGCTGCCGGCGTCGTGA